The following is a genomic window from Labrus bergylta chromosome 2, fLabBer1.1, whole genome shotgun sequence.
TAGAATTCAAATACTACTGTGAATGATGCAAAGCCATCTTTACAATTCATGcaaagacataaataaagaGTCCTTTCCCTCATCCTAATTCCACTTATCTTATGTCTATAAATCTCCTCAGAGAAGAAAGTATAACAAAGGCTTCAGGTTACATCGACTCTAATGTGTCCGTCCATCGatccattccccccccccccttcttcatTTGTCTTCTGTTTGGGGGCCCAAGCACAGACTTTCCTCTCCAAAGCAATATGTTCTATCTTAAGGGCACACACTCAAATTTAAGTGTTACGGTTAGTAcaaattctggacccaaaagcacaACTCAGATAGGTAGGATCAAGTTGATAACAAAAAGGTTTATTCCAAAAAGTGACTCAAAAGGTGCAAGGGGGAGGGGTAGTGCGAGGTTCCCAGTGGCAGTGTCCATGATCCCAGAGTGGTGTCCAaaaaagcacaggtgaggtgaagcaaAAAAACCCGAACAGCGATCTGGCGcaaggcagagaagaaaaacagggtTAGGTACACACGCTATCACAATGAGCACTAGAATCCAGAGAAGCCAAGAGAGTACAATACCACGTGAGCAGGTGAAACAATCTGGCGCTGAGGTGAAGCAGAAGGAAGTCTTTGTAGTCGAGATCCTGATGACCAACTAGCTGCACCTGGCGCAGCCTGAGAACATGAACCCCGCCCaccaaactcacacagacaggggagagacgtatgaggattaaacagacaggaaatgacaaacaacacaacaaaggGGGAAGGAAGGGCTGCCATGATGTGAACTAGCATGATGttaacttaattaaaaaaagcatacaagaggattaaaaaaagatagagATAGATCAAGGTATCCCATTCTTCCAACTTTCCttcaatctttttatttcttgattATGCAACCTGATGTCACATCAGCCAATATGTTTCACTTTCACAGGATTTCCTGAATCACGACATGACATTATAAACAGTCATAAGTGTAGCTGACATTGAGTAGTTTTCATGGCCCACCCATGCTGAGAAATCTGTACGCTGACGATGTGAGCTGCTTCACGTAAAAGCCTCCGAAGCACAGCCTGTGAAAAATATGGTTCATGACAAAAACTGTTACCACACTGTTGAGGTTTTTGTGTCTTGCGTCCATTTTGCTGACTCTCGCATTTCCATGGTCAGACCACATCCTTTGAGCTTAACATATAAAGACAAGCGTGTGAACAGAGATGGGTTTTCAGTGCATCCACCAACATTTCAAGATGCTCTACCTCAGGGGATTCATTGTTTGTATCTGTTGTATCGTTCTCCTCATTGTCCAGTCAGGTGAGTTTTTAGAGTTATTAACGTCATCATAGCGTAGTCATTCTTGTAAACATGCAAAATGTAAAGTATTCAATATTATGTCGATATTACCATGCAGCCGGATTGGTGCTATGCTTGATTTTATTGATGCAATTACTGactgattctgtgttctgtttaAGGTCATGGCTCTGAGATTATTGATGGGAAAGAAGTGACGCCTCACTCACTGCCCTTCATGGCTCTGCTGAAGGACAAAACTCCCATCTGTGGAGGCATTCTGATCAGTCCAGTCTGGGTCCTGACTGCTGCCCACTGTGGAGAGTGAGAACAAGATGCTTTCATTTCAAAAATTGCTGAATCTCTGAATATTATTTTATATCATTTGTAATTAGTTATTTCAGACATTTTCcccattcaaacattctgttGCGTGTGctcttaaaaatgaaaaccttATCAGGGTTATAAACATGACGGGATAATGCTTAATTGTTGTGTCTGCTTTGTTTAATAACCTGTAAGCCGTTATATTCAGTGAACAGAAGCAGCTACTTGCAGGGCATTGAACATTTTGTGAGGGTTGCATTTAGAGAATCGGACTGACAGGCATAGTAATAAcagatatttctttatttacatttgaacctttttttttagagatgaaCTTGGatataatgttgttgttttttttgtttttttgcagcatcAAGGAAGTGTTGCTGGGGGTGCACTCCATCAATCAAGAGGAAAAGGACTCCAGGCAGGTGCAAGAGGTCAAGACGTTTCCTCACCCCTGCTACGATGCGGATGATAACGTCAACGACCTCATGTTGCTCAAGGTAAGATGACACTGCAGTAACCGGTGGTTAATTTATAGCCTTGATtaagaaaatattcaacattctGCACTGGAAAGATATTCAACGGGACTCAAGGGAACAAGATGTCAGGCAACTGCTGACTAAAAATATTGGTAATGGAAAGTCATACAGCGACTTtcgtgtctgtgtttttaagccTATTGATTCTCACCAGTGATAAGCTGATCCTTTATCAGGCGGGTTTGTAGAGTGGTATATTATAACAATAACATTGCATGCATATGCTAAAATTGTGGTTATATTCTTATCGTACTTCTTGTTATACATTCTCACAAAGATtactttatcttttctttttctcttgttttacttttaagCACCTTTGTCATATTCttactgggttttttttgtttgttttttatttaacctttatttaaccagcaaagaaactcattgagattaaaaatatatttttcaagagtgtcctggccaagacaggcagcaacacattaacagagtttcacacagACAACGAGCAGCCAAGCATTACAAAATACATtcgacattaaaagacacaaataacaaatcctCCTTTTTAATGTGCTTTACAAAAAAGCAACTTCTAATTAATAATCTTAACACTCAATGACATTTCTACTCTTActgtacagtaaaaaaaaaaaaacctgacattAAGGTCAGCATGGAGGAAAGTAAAGCACATTTAGTGTTGGTGAAAACCTTTTTTCAAACAGTAAAAAGCTACCATAAGTACAGACTTAAGCAAGACTGGAGCAAGATGCAATATAATGAATACTTTCTCATTTCAGCTGAAGAAACCAGTGAAGAAAACCAAAACAGTGCAATGGCGTGAGTTGCGTAACAACATTAAAGCCCCAACTGCCGGCACCAAATGCCTCGTGGCTGGATGGGGGAAAACAAAGAACAATGCCAGGGGGATGTCCAATGTTCTGAAGGCCGTCAATGTGACCGTGATCGACAGAGAGAAGTGCAACTCGCCCAAATATTACAACCTCAAACCTTTTATCACCAGCAGCATGATATGTGCCGGCACAGACGGTAACAACAGCGCAGATACCTGTGAGGTAAGGATAGTAACAGCCTGTCAACACTATCTATAACTGCCATGCATGTGTCTTAAAACGACTTGTTTATTTCCTCTATAGGGGGATTCAGGAGGGCCAATATTGTGCAATGGACAGCTAATCGGAGTGACTTCTTTTGGAGAACAATGTGGCCTAAAGGAAAAGCCTGGAGTGTACGCCTTTCTCTCTGAAAAACATCTCAAATGGATCAAAAAGACCATGAAGAAGTCTGACATATAATCAgtttatcttgtttttctcaCCAAAGTTAACCACTGCCACTTGCCTGTCTGTCAACCTCCATTTCATTCTTATAGATCTTCTATTTTACTTCTGCTTAATAGTTTTTTCTCTTAAGAGGAATTATAAGTGAATGTTTATCACAAATGGTTAAGACGTTTTTATTGCCTGTTTGCCAAAAATCAGCCCTAGCTCTAGCTAGCTAGTTacagctaaacaaaaaaaaaacatcccgaCAACAGTTGGCACTTTGGGCAGTGAAGGACCTGTTTATATCGTTAATGCAAGTCCAATTAGTAAATCTGCTGTCCTTACAGTATAAATGTAACTATCTATTTGGAGATGAAAGAGAGCACCAAAGTGGCACCAAACAAGTCAACAAAAGAGGCTCACTTTCTGATTAAAAAGACGTGGGTTTTTGTCATAAAGGTTCACTCTTTGGCATGTCTCATTATCTCTTAATTATTGATGCATGTATATGGATGCAAGAAATCCCTATCAATGGCATTAAAGCAGCACCTTAAAGATCTGTGTTTCAATTTTCttgtttcagtttgtgtaaaagcaatgttcaaataaaaaacttttGATGCTAATGGTTGTTGTTCTGGTGGATTATGCCATAAATGTTTCCTGCCTTACAGAATTGCAGCTATATCAACACGAGAGAAAGATCACGTAATGACTCTGACCGGACCACAATAGATAAATTCTCACGGCGTATCTGAAGACCCCACACAGGAAATGTGCAAAATGTCACAGTGTTGCACTATAGCCTTTGTgtattatacacacacacacgcacacatacctGCTTCCAGTAAAGGAAATGCTGACACAGCTACGATGATGCAGGTTATTCTTCAGTTTCTATGTCTCTTTTAATTCTATCAAAGTTTTTCAATATGTGAGCTCAAGGGACCCACTTGTGTTTCTGTAATATTTACTCTCTACCTAAGACTTTTGTGTGTAACTTCTATTCAAAAACCTGTGATGTAGGACATACCATTTGCACTCTTACTCAAACTACACCACCAGGTGGTGCTCTTTGCTCTTCTTGTTGCTGCAGTCATTCACACAGAGGAGATTAAACGCAACCTGAGATTccattatttcattcatttaaaaatgaccaaaattgacattattagaaaaatgtaattgattgAATGTTgggttgtttgttttaatccagCAGTTATACTTGCAATTCTCTACATGGGCTCCAAATTTAGAGTTATTCAATGAAATGGCACCAATTCTTCCTCACAATAAGACCTGACAGTACTACATACAAACACTGAGACCAAAACTGAAATGTTtaccacttaaaaaaacatgtaaccATGCACAAGTGGTGTCCGTTCTCTTGGCTTGTGACccatttttacttgtttttcttttgttgttaagATGCCCTAAGAGGTCAAATATTGAATCTTTTCAAATgaagaataaatgtgtgtaCCAGAAACATGTGTCCTAATCACCTAATCACCTTGTAGCATTGTGGGGTTAAAAATTGCCTTTGTGTGTTCCTTTATTATCATCTGACGAACATTTTATGACTGGATGAAGCCAATTTTTCTACAACCTAAAGATGCATTTGGAGAATTGGCCAAAAATGAATATCCTACATATATGTAACATCTCTTTGTTTGCAACTTAGGCTTGAAactttttctcctttgttttaaaggaaTTCAAAACAAGTTataggctaaatcttttcaaacTACTAGCTACTTTCTATCTTCCTTAATATGTTGTTCAAATTGGAGctacaaaacaacacagccaTGCTCAGTGAGACATTTGTACAGTAGTGCTTTAAGCTAGAGGCAAACATATAGCAATTAAAAGTCAAATGCATTGATCTACTAAATTTCATCAAGCACATACTACAGCTCTACAGAATGATAGAAATGTCATTACTTCTGTGAGTTGTGGGTTGGACAAATTAAGGTTTGAAATAATGAAACCACCAGGGGGAAAGGCCCtgatccatttaaaacatgttgagatATTACACTCAAACCCCAAAGTGTCAACAGCACGGCACTGGAAGATAAGTCATGTGATCACCTAAGTAGGGACAGGGATTGCCTTTTGATAATTTCACTGCAATGCAtccattatttgttttttaatgcataAAGACTTTTACTGCAAAATGACAAGACAGTAGCAAGTATCTGAATAAAAATTAACTGGGAtcatttcaaaaacagattttcatgATTAACACCAGTTCTCACCTTGGCCCTCTTCTTGTGCTGTTTGTCTCGAATATGCCTGTAAGCATCAGACACAGATTCCAGGAGAACGTCGCACAGAGCGCAGGTGTACAATGCAGCAGGGTTGCTGTGGGATCTctgaatcaatttttttttttttttgaaggatgAGAGTACAGAAATCACACAACAGCTCCATTTCTAACACTTCACACGTGTTCTTAAGAAAGCTGTACGTTAACTTAAATATTGTATTGCTGACTTACTCTCAGAGAAAGTACAACTTATGAGGTTAAGCAGTTATAAAATGATCTTATCACAGCAAATAGATAGATATTTATATCAAAAGTCTGTCAATTTTTTTCTGTGTACCAAAAACATTGTCCCACATCCTGAGATGTCCTGTTTTTCTATCCAACAGTCCAAAGattcaataataaacatttactgtAAACTTTTATcgagaaaaatgacttttaaaaagtgagttatttgtttttctttccatcaaCTAATGAGTGTTTATAGCATCTCTGAAGTTACACAAAACTGATGTATTTAGGGTATGATGCTGTCCTCAGTGTGCTGTACCTTCTTTAGAGGGTAGATCTCTTCTTTGTTGAGACGCCTCTCTGCTTGCTGAAGGCTGCGCAGTTCTGTGGCTGAGAGTGTGGACTCTTCAAGGCCCCTATTCTCTTCATcgaatgttttcttcttgtttctgtttctccgTCTCCTCCCTTCGAAACGAAGACATACATGTGTCAGAAATATGCTCACAGTGTCTCACTGAAGAAACCGTTAGTCAGTATTGTGTAAATGTCCTGGATGGTGGAGTATAGCTAGTTGTTATTGTCAGACTCAAGCTCGATTTGAAAATGCAGCATCACACATCCCTGTGATCAAGATCCAATTTGTCACTGTAGACAGACTGCTTCTCAATAGTCCTAAAGGTTGGGACAGTCTTAGAAGCGTAGAATCCTTACCTGATTTATTAGGTCCACCATCAttgtcctctctcctcccctgctCCCTGTCCTCACTTGGACCTTCCCCCTGGGTACTCCTTCCCCAGTGCTGCTGTGAACGCTCCCTCCAGTTATCCTCTCGACCTCCACCACTGCTCTCAGGACCAGAGTACCACCGCGGGTCATCTTTCTGCGAGGGGCTGTGACCTCCCCTGAATCCACCAGGGGAGAAACTCAGCCCTCCCTTCTTGGGACTGGCCCGCCATGATTCCTGCCCTGCTGACCTCCATCTGATCTGAAGCCTTGTCCTCTACCTTGGTCCTGGATCCTCCAGctttctgctttctctgcaCCGGCTCCCCTCTCCCAGCCGCCTTGCCTGGCCCGGTAAGGCCTGCCCGAGTTTTCCATAATTCACTTATgctaaaactgaaaaaagaaaaaaaaaaaaaacatcccttaATATGAAACTTGCAGAATGTATGATATAGCTCAGTCTTTTAAGCAGTGTGCAAACTTGATTAGCTGCAGATATACTGTCTTTGGAGGAGGAAACTACAGAAAGTTGcctctgaatatttttttaacttatcaTAAGTAACATTGTAAACACAGATATAAACAATCTTTTATGTCTAACTTTCTGATATATTCAATAAAAGCAAACCTGAACATTGTAGCAGGGGATGTTAATTTATGATCAGGGCAGACAAAACCCCTCATTAAGTTGATACAGGGTATCAATATAGGCTATCATTACATAACTCCAATGGAGTTGCCAGAGTTTAAAGCAATGTCCGGCTGCTTCTTCTTCATTCaatgcttcattttttaacactcaTGTTCTGAAGTATCCCACACAAAATCTGGACAACTCATTTAGTGAATCACAAACataacaacatgtttacagatgcATTTTGTGGGTATTATTTGGGACATgggatgtttcttttttagagAGGGAAGGTTATAGAACAAACTCTAGGCCTAAATagttttatcaaacaaaaactgtaaaaagaagaaaagaaaaaggaaaaaaggctGTCACAGTAGGACTTGCTAATTATATCCCAAATATAAGTAGGCGACAACTGGGCATCTGTGtttaatacacaaaataaataacttaGTCATATaacttgactttaaaaaaaaatcaacatttactGGCCTAAAGGAAATTCAAAGTTTGTTGAGGAAAGTACCAACGGTGCTGTTCTGTCactaaaaatatacatttcttaaagtcatccttttaaataaattgaacCACATACAGATCCCAATCACAATGAGATGAAGTGAAGTTACGTTTGAAGTTTGAAGATGTATTATGTAGAGCATTATGGGATAAACCAGaattatgtttatatttttttttgctgaaactattcaatatatgATATATTATAATCAGTATTCCGTCCTCGCAGGAACAAAACAACAGCCATCGTGTTTCATACCAGCGTTTCAGGAGGAGGATTACCCGAAGGAGCAGCAGTGAGTGTCCCGCTGCCAGTACACCACTGACCACTGGGGGGCAGTGTGAGCCCAGCTTTGAGTTTGATACAGTCTGTCAGAGGCTGGTGTTGGACTCTCCTCAACCACAACACAAAGTCCTCCGGGGAAACCTTCAAGGTATTTAACCCAAACACACCACAGAGAAATGTAAAGGAGGCCGTGTCTGTGATAGTGAGCTCACCGACATAAAAGAAACATCATTGTAATCTCATCCAaacatgggcggttctaggcaggggccaacaggggccagtgtcAGTGGTCCCCCCtttggccacccctccaaaaggaagagccccccccccaacaatCGGACTCACAATCTAATATTAAAAACTGAGTATAAATCatatataaatcatggtattttacgCTGTGGtgtttaatgatgtgcgctTTTAtatggcataatatatatatatattttaaagcgatcgtctttgtctatttttcaccttgGTTTAATGTtgccctctgacaaaacaactggccccagtttggccccctcagtaaaagtggtctagaaccaccACTGCATCCAAACTTTGCTGATTAAGGAATTACCCAAACTCTGCTAAATGCAGGACACTAAATTTCACGACAAAACAGTGAATCTTACCAAGTCTAACGATCTTCTTTTTTAGACTAAAACCTCCAAATTTTTAATTAAGTTTATATGGATTAACAAGTGTTGTAATTTAGGttattttgttctattttttattattagttGTTTTTACCTAGCTATAAGACGTGTCTGTAAAACCTGTTCTAACAATGCACTGTAACAACACACTTTATAAACACAGTGTAACAACTCACTGTTACAACGCATTGCAGCAACAGTGTGACAACACACATGTTCTTCAGTATTTTCATTATAGATGACTGATGCTCCCACTTCCCTAGAATTCAAggtgaaatattttaatttaaatatatgcACGTTCTTCAACATTTTACTGAATTTCAGGTTAAAATGTGACACATGATAAAATAATAGATTACAATAAATGTGTTGCGTTtacaattaaacatttaaactgcccatgcaaaaaaacaaaacagattaacCCCATATAATGGTCGTAACATTTATTCGTGCATGTTTGAGAAGTGATTGGAAAATGAAGGTATAAATGAACATATCATACATTAGCAGAGGAATGAGTCTAATCTCCAGAAGGGTACCAGCAACATCCCACATTTTTGTTGTATAGTAGACAGAACTATTATCTTACTCCGTTACTAAACAGCTGTATGAAAGATTCCCTTATCCTCAGATCTTCATGTCTATATTCCCTTATGTTACCTATACTATATCGGTCTGTCACTAAGTCACTGA
Proteins encoded in this region:
- the LOC109997685 gene encoding granzyme A, encoding MGFQCIHQHFKMLYLRGFIVCICCIVLLIVQSGHGSEIIDGKEVTPHSLPFMALLKDKTPICGGILISPVWVLTAAHCGDIKEVLLGVHSINQEEKDSRQVQEVKTFPHPCYDADDNVNDLMLLKLKKPVKKTKTVQWRELRNNIKAPTAGTKCLVAGWGKTKNNARGMSNVLKAVNVTVIDREKCNSPKYYNLKPFITSSMICAGTDGNNSADTCEGDSGGPILCNGQLIGVTSFGEQCGLKEKPGVYAFLSEKHLKWIKKTMKKSDI